From the Polaribacter gangjinensis genome, the window TGACAAACAAAAATTCACAAAACCATTTATCAATCATATTTTTAAAATTCGACAAAATTTAGCAAATCACAGAGCTCAAAATTTTATAGGAAATTTGTTGCAGCATCATAGTTTGCAAGCTTCAAAATATTTGAGCAAATGGATTGAGGCAAAGAATGGTTGAGTTTTTAAAGTTGAAAATAGAGTTATTCCAAAGGATCATAATCCATTGGCAAAGAATTTCCAAACTTTTCGTAAGACCAATATCCTTCGTAAAAAACATCTAATGGGTTTGTCATAAATCCATTTTTATCTAAAATTGTTGGAATTTTAATGGGAATTATTGAGGATGTTTGTGCTAAAGGTGCTCTCATTTTACTAAAGGGATTTCTAAGAATATAACCTTTTTCTTCAATTTCTTTGGTATAAACAATGCTCAAATTATTTTCAAAATCTAGGGATATAACACCGTTTTTTACAGATATAATTGAGTCTGAAGGAATACTAGATTTGTATAAATAATCAATTGATTTTGGTAAATTCACCTTTCTTAAAATCACGATTGATGAGTCTAAAGTTGTTTTTGGGTCTTCTATTTTTTTTGAAAAATCAATTGGATTTTTAGAAAGTTTAACAAATTCTCGTGCTTTTTTAATGGCTTCTTCACTTGGTCTTTGTGGGTTTGGAACTCTTCTAAATTGATGAATAATAAAACCTTCTTGATACGTTGTATTTTTCAATAATGTTTGATAAAAATGTGTGTAAGATCCATTATAGGCAGTTAATCTATTTTTTGTCCATTGAAGTTGTTTTCTTTTAGAACCTTTTAAATTTTCATACCTTGAATATCCAAGATATGAAACCATATTTTTATTGATTGTAAAATCCTCTAATTCATAAATAATTTTATATCCCAAACTTTCATGTTTTATTTCTAAAGGTTTTTTTGCGATTGCGGTTAAAACATTGTTTTTGGCATCAAAATTAAAGAGCAAAACTTCAGGATTTAACATCTTACACCCTGCTGCGATTTCAGTTCTACCAATAAATTCTCTCTTGAAAACTTCTAGATTGTATTTCCATTCGTCATTGTAAACCGTTTTAGAAATGATGACTTCATCTAACGTATTTTGTTCTTCTTCTAATTTAAAAACTAAGGATTTTTTATAATTTGAAGTGTTTAAAGAATAGATAATTTTCTTATAACCTAAATATGATACCACCAAATCATAAATACCTTCTCTAACTTTTATTGAAAATTTTCCCTGAACATCAGTAGTTGTGCCAAGCATGGTATTATTAAAATATACAGCTGCTCCCTCTAAAGGGCCATTTTTATCAGCAACAATTCCACTAATAGTAATTTGTGCAAATACTGAAAACTGAATTAAAAGTAAAATAAAAAAGAACCGTTTTTTCATTGTCTAAAAATAGAAAATGAAAAACCGATTTAAGAAAAAAGTTTGTTAATTAGTGTTAATGATTTTTAAGTAACCCAGCACGTTTTAGCAAAGCATCAGGTTTTGGTTCTTTGCCTCGAAAACGTTTGTATAATTCCATGGGTTTTTGTGTTCCTCCTTTGGAAAGGATGTTTTCTTTGAACTTAGTTGCCACTTCTTTATTAAAAATTCCTTTTTCCAAAAAGTATTCAAACGCATCTGCATCTAACACTTCTGCCCATTTGTATGAGTAGTATCCTGCTGAATATCCTCCTTGAAAAATATGTGAAAAAGATGTACTCATGCAATTTTCAGCAACATCAGGATACAATTTTGTGTCTTTAAAAGCTGCCAATTCAAAATCTTTGATTGATGTAATTTCTGATGGATTTTCACTGTGCCATTTCATATCTAAAATACCAAAACTCAATTGACGCAAGGTTTGCATGCCTTCATGAAAACTGGCTGATTCTTTAATTTTTTCGATGTATTTCATCGGAATTGTTTCGCCAGTTTTGTAATGTTTTGCGAACAAAGCCAAAGCTTCAGGTTCGTAACACCAGTTTTCAAAAATCTGACTTGGCAATTCTACAAAATCCCAAGAAACGGATGTTCCAGATAAACTTGTGTAGGTTGTGTTGGCTAACATTCCGTGCAAAGCGTGTCCAAATTCATGAAACAACGTGGTTACTTCATTGAATGTTAATAAAGATGGCTTTGTAGCAGTTGGTTTGGTAAAATTGCACACAATAGAAACATGTGGACGCTCATTTATTTGATTTTGAATGAATTGCGATTTGTAAGAAGTCATCCAAGCGCCATTTCTTTTGCCTTTTCGTGGATGAAAATCTGCATAAAAAATGGAAATAAAATTGTTTTGTGTATCAAAAACCTCGTAAGTTTTTACATCTTGATGGTATTTGTCGATGTTGAAAACCTCTATAAATTGCAAGTCGTATAATTTCTCTGCGATGGTAAAAACACCTTCAATCACATTTTCTAATTGAAAATAAGGTTTCAATTGTTCTTGATCTAAATCAAACAATTCTTTTTTCAATTTTTCAGCATAATAGGCACCATCCCATTTTTCGAGTTGCTCAATTCCGTCTAATTTTTTAGCAAATTGTGCTAAATTATTGAATTCACGCAAAGCTGCAGGTTTTGCTTTTTGAAGCAATTCATTGGAAAACTCCATTACTTTTTCAGGAGTTTCAGCCATTCGTTCTTCCAACACAAAATGCGCATGACTTTTATATCCCAATAAATTGGCGCGTTCATGACGTAATTTTACAATGTTTAAAACGATATTTTCATTGTTGAATTCGTTGTTTTGAAACCCTTTTTTGCCAGCAGCAATTGCCATTTTTTTACGCAATTCTCTGTTTTCAACATAGGTTACAAATGGAATATAACTTGGAAAATCTAGGGTAAAAACGAACCCTTCTTTGCCTTTTTCTTTTGCGATTTCTTGAGCAGCTTCTTTGGCAGATTCTGGCAAACCAGCCAACTCTTTTTCATCTAATATGTGCATTTCAAAAGCATTGGTTTCTGCCAACACATTTTCTCCAAATTGCAATGAGAGTTTAGACAATTCAGCGTCTATTTTTCGTAATTTGATTTTATTTTCTTCGGATAAATTCGCGCCATTTCTTGCAAAACCTTTGTATTGTTTTTCTAACAACATGGTTTGCTCTGGTGATAATTGCAAACTATCTTTTGATTCAAAAACCGCTTTTACTCTGGTAAATAATCCTTCATTTAAAGTGATATCATTTCTGAATTCACTCAATAATGGCGAAACTTTTTGGGCTATTTTTTGAATTTCGTCATTGGTTTCTGCGGCATTCAAATTGAAAAAAATACTGGTAATTCTGTTTAGTTTTTCGCCAGCAAAATCAAGAGCAACTGTGGTGTTTTCAAAAGTTGGTTTTTCAGAATTTGAGACAATAGCATCAATTTCGGCTTTTGCCAATTCAATCGCATTTTCAATTGCTGGTTGATAATGATGCGATTCTATTTTTGAAAATGGCGCAGTATTAAAATCTTGTAAAAGTGGATTCATGTTTTTAGTTCAAAGTTTAAAGTTTTTGGTTCAAGATTTTGAATATTGAACTATGAATTTCGAACCTTATTTGAGGCTTGTTCTACTTTTATTTTCAATCCTTCTTTGTAAGCGATGACTTTATCCAAGACACATTTGTCTGAAGCTCCAATAATTTGTGCGGCTAAAATTCCCGCATTTTTCGCGCCATTCAAAGCAACAGTTGCTACAGGAACACCTCCAGGCATTTGCAAAATTGACAAAACAGAATCCCATCCATCAATAGAATTGCTACTTTTTACAGGAACTCCAATAACAGGCAAAGGGCTCATACTTGCCACCATTCCTGGTAAATGAGCAGCACCTCCTGCACCAGCAATAATTACTTTGATGCCACGTAAATGTGCATTTTTTGCGTAATCAAATAGTTTTTCAGGAGTTCTGTGAGCAGAAACAATATCTACTTCAATTTGAATATCAAAACTTTCTAAAATATCAATGGTTTCTTGCATTACTGGAAGATCAGAATCACTTCCCATTATTATTCCTATCATTTGTTAATTTATTAGGTTGATAATTACGTTTATCATCATTTCTTTTTCAGCAGGATTGCTTTCTGCAATTAGTAAAGTTAATGCAACTAAAGTATTATTTTCTATTCTTTTTGATTGATCTTTTTTATATAGATAGTTGTTTTTATCTAAATACCAAACAAATAACCAAGCTGCAATTCGTTTATTTCCATCACTAAAAGAGTGATTTTTCACTACAAAATACAATAGATTTGCAGCTTTTTCCTCGATACTTGGATACAATTCTTTACCATCAAAAGTTTGATCAATAGTTGCAATGGAACTTTTGAATGATTGATCTTTTTCGTTTCCAAATAAATCAGAACCTCCAAATTTTACTTTTAATTTTTCAATGGCATCTTTTGCTTCTTTGTATTCAATTTTATATGAAATAACATTGTTAACATTATTTTTTGACAATGTTTGATGGTCAAATTTATCTAAAATATCAAGAGCGTTAGAATAATCAGCTAAAATATCAAGTAAACCTTCAGTATCGCTTGTAAGTTTTGATGTTCTTTTTACAAGTTGAATAGTTTGTTGAAGCTGTTCTAAACGCTTTTCATTGATTGAATATCCTTTTGTAAGATGTTCTTTTATAATATTTGTTGCCCAAATTCTGAATTCTGTTGCAATTTTAGATTTTACTCTATAACCAACAGAAATAATAACATCTAAATTATAATGACTTACCTCATAAGTTTTTCCATCATTTGCAGTATGTGCAAATTTTGCACATACTGAATCTTGAATAAGTTCTTGCTCTTTAAAAATATTTTTTAAATGCTTTGAAATTACAGTTCTGTCTCTATTAAATAGAGAAGCAATTTGTTGTTCTGTTGCCCAAAAAGTTTGTTTTCCTTCATCTAATAAGACTTCAAAATTATTTTCATTTTGGGCAGATTTAAATGAAATTATTTTATTCATTTCGAAATCACTCTAATCGTTTCTTTCACCTTTTGCGCAATTTCTCTAGCTTTATCAATGTCTTTGTTAACGATAGTTACATGACCCATTTTACGAAAAGGACGTGTTTCTTTTTTACCATAAATATGAGGAGTTACTCCGTCAATTCGCAACATTTCTTCAATATTTTCATAAAAAACATTGCCCGAAAATCCCTCTTCGCCAACCAAATTCACCATTATTCCTGCTACTTTACTTTCAGTATTTCCTAAGGGAAGATTTAAAATGGAGCGCAAATGTTGTTCAAATTGATTGGTATAACTCGCTTCAATAGAATAGTGACCCGAATTGTGTGGCCTTGGGGCTACTTCATTTACCAAAATTTCATCATCAATAGTTTGAAACATTTCAACCGCTAATAAGCCTACAAAATCTAAAGAATGAACTACTTTTAAAGCGATTTCTTGTGCTTTTTGAGCCACTTTTTCATCAATTCTTGCAGGACAAATAACATATTCTACCTGGTTTGCTTCAGGATGAAATTCCATTTCCACGACAGGATAGGTTTTCATTTCTCCGTTTAAATTTCTGGCAACAATAACCGCCAATTCGTTTTTAAAAGGAATTAGTTTTTCTGTGATGCATTCTACATTAGGTAAATTCTCTAGGTCAGAAAAATTCCGAACGATTTTTACGCCATTTCCATCATAGCCAAAGCGTGCAGCTTTCCAAACAAATGGAAATTGAAGAGCTGAATTTTCAATG encodes:
- a CDS encoding carboxypeptidase-like regulatory domain-containing protein; this translates as MKKRFFFILLLIQFSVFAQITISGIVADKNGPLEGAAVYFNNTMLGTTTDVQGKFSIKVREGIYDLVVSYLGYKKIIYSLNTSNYKKSLVFKLEEEQNTLDEVIISKTVYNDEWKYNLEVFKREFIGRTEIAAGCKMLNPEVLLFNFDAKNNVLTAIAKKPLEIKHESLGYKIIYELEDFTINKNMVSYLGYSRYENLKGSKRKQLQWTKNRLTAYNGSYTHFYQTLLKNTTYQEGFIIHQFRRVPNPQRPSEEAIKKAREFVKLSKNPIDFSKKIEDPKTTLDSSIVILRKVNLPKSIDYLYKSSIPSDSIISVKNGVISLDFENNLSIVYTKEIEEKGYILRNPFSKMRAPLAQTSSIIPIKIPTILDKNGFMTNPLDVFYEGYWSYEKFGNSLPMDYDPLE
- a CDS encoding M3 family metallopeptidase, with amino-acid sequence MNPLLQDFNTAPFSKIESHHYQPAIENAIELAKAEIDAIVSNSEKPTFENTTVALDFAGEKLNRITSIFFNLNAAETNDEIQKIAQKVSPLLSEFRNDITLNEGLFTRVKAVFESKDSLQLSPEQTMLLEKQYKGFARNGANLSEENKIKLRKIDAELSKLSLQFGENVLAETNAFEMHILDEKELAGLPESAKEAAQEIAKEKGKEGFVFTLDFPSYIPFVTYVENRELRKKMAIAAGKKGFQNNEFNNENIVLNIVKLRHERANLLGYKSHAHFVLEERMAETPEKVMEFSNELLQKAKPAALREFNNLAQFAKKLDGIEQLEKWDGAYYAEKLKKELFDLDQEQLKPYFQLENVIEGVFTIAEKLYDLQFIEVFNIDKYHQDVKTYEVFDTQNNFISIFYADFHPRKGKRNGAWMTSYKSQFIQNQINERPHVSIVCNFTKPTATKPSLLTFNEVTTLFHEFGHALHGMLANTTYTSLSGTSVSWDFVELPSQIFENWCYEPEALALFAKHYKTGETIPMKYIEKIKESASFHEGMQTLRQLSFGILDMKWHSENPSEITSIKDFELAAFKDTKLYPDVAENCMSTSFSHIFQGGYSAGYYSYKWAEVLDADAFEYFLEKGIFNKEVATKFKENILSKGGTQKPMELYKRFRGKEPKPDALLKRAGLLKNH
- the purE gene encoding 5-(carboxyamino)imidazole ribonucleotide mutase encodes the protein MIGIIMGSDSDLPVMQETIDILESFDIQIEVDIVSAHRTPEKLFDYAKNAHLRGIKVIIAGAGGAAHLPGMVASMSPLPVIGVPVKSSNSIDGWDSVLSILQMPGGVPVATVALNGAKNAGILAAQIIGASDKCVLDKVIAYKEGLKIKVEQASNKVRNS
- the rhuM gene encoding virulence protein RhuM/Fic/DOC family protein, producing the protein MNKIISFKSAQNENNFEVLLDEGKQTFWATEQQIASLFNRDRTVISKHLKNIFKEQELIQDSVCAKFAHTANDGKTYEVSHYNLDVIISVGYRVKSKIATEFRIWATNIIKEHLTKGYSINEKRLEQLQQTIQLVKRTSKLTSDTEGLLDILADYSNALDILDKFDHQTLSKNNVNNVISYKIEYKEAKDAIEKLKVKFGGSDLFGNEKDQSFKSSIATIDQTFDGKELYPSIEEKAANLLYFVVKNHSFSDGNKRIAAWLFVWYLDKNNYLYKKDQSKRIENNTLVALTLLIAESNPAEKEMMINVIINLIN
- a CDS encoding 5-(carboxyamino)imidazole ribonucleotide synthase → MKNYFSSNFTLGVLGGGQLGRMLLSETQKFDIYTAILDNDKNAPCSEICNRFEVGNLLDYEAVYNFGKTVDLLTIEIENVNIDALEQLEKEGLPIFPKPQNLRIIQSKARQKHFYIDHQIPTAPFSHFAYLEELKHAIENSALQFPFVWKAARFGYDGNGVKIVRNFSDLENLPNVECITEKLIPFKNELAVIVARNLNGEMKTYPVVEMEFHPEANQVEYVICPARIDEKVAQKAQEIALKVVHSLDFVGLLAVEMFQTIDDEILVNEVAPRPHNSGHYSIEASYTNQFEQHLRSILNLPLGNTESKVAGIMVNLVGEEGFSGNVFYENIEEMLRIDGVTPHIYGKKETRPFRKMGHVTIVNKDIDKAREIAQKVKETIRVISK